The region AGCctacttaattatttcaaagtttcaAATCTAGATCCATTAACAAGTTGCATATTTCAGAGACCAAATACAATAGAAGGGTTTTGGGGGTAGCTGATCATAAACCAATCTTGAGTAGCATAATCATTCACGATACATGTACTCACGGAGCTTCACAACTCAGTAAATTACCAAATGAAACAATACTTGAGCAGGAGCTCATCACTTTCGATCTTACCCAAACTGactaaaaaaaaggaatatcaCCAATAACGTCTATTGGAAGATtcattacaacaaaatatgacATCTTTCtctgaatattaaattactaaaagatccattaaattctaaaaaccATCATATGTGTCGATTGTGTTTCACATATACTTGGTATGCAaattagttcaaaaaaaaatatgcttttcaatatttaattcatgtaTCACATACATTTGGcatgtaaattatttcagaacAATTcatgcttttcaaaaattcatttacacTCCATGTTTCCTCTTAATCTGCAGTGTCACAACATTACCCACTAAATGTATTAAAACTCATGCACTATGCCTGATCAACCCACAAATTCAGAGCATATGATCTATTATCCTGGCGGTTCTATTACCTAGATCCAAACTAGACCCCACTATTAGCTGACCTTATCCTGCCCATCCTATGCGAGAGTATGGAAGAACTCCTTAATAAGCCTGCATCTACAGTGCAAAGCAGATCAAAGATACATGTGAAACGAAGATACAAAAATCCTCTCAGCAGctttaaatttcttaagcctaaataaatcattattcACTTAGCATTCTCGCATGCTAATCAAAAAACTCACGAAACAATCACAATACCTCAAGGAAAGCTTTTAACAAGGACTTGTAAACTACTAATCCTTTTAGAGCTTTTCATTTTGGGGTGCATATTGTTTTTCCTTGTCCTTTTAAAGGAAACATGGAAGATCCCACGGCTGGAAGTCATCTTTGTTGAAAGACTGactgcttataattttttaaaaaagaaaggttaAAAGCAACAAGATTTGATGCAGCTAAATCTGATGGAAAGCAAAACCATGATTAAGttataaacacaaatatatttctggagaaattaaacaaaatagaaCTCAGACCACCTTGAGCAACTTATCATATGAATTCAgaacataatttcttttgctaattTATGCACCACTCTGTCCCACAAGGTTGGTCTGGCATTTTATGTTAGTTCATTGCAAATGTTCTATACATGGATATAAAAGACATTTACCATTTACTCTAAAGGCACCATCTGAAGGTATGTGTTCACACAAATCATGATATGGTACAGACCTTAATTGCAAGAACCCGGCCAATTGCTGCTTCTGACTTATTCCAGTTCATCTGTGAACAAAGCCCATTTCTTCCCCCAGCTCGCCAATCAAGAAGGCCAAGAAGAACTTCCACAAGACCGACCctacaataattatatgccATGTTACTATTGCATGACACAGAGAACATGCAACAGTAGTTTTATCAGGATGCATATCccaataatattctaaaatcaGACTCAATCACCCACCAATATCTTAGCCCAGGTGACACATAATTGCACGTTGTGGGCCAAAAATTACTTTGtatctaataaatactaattgCATGATGTTGCATTACTTATGCACCcatcttagaaaatttatcatgaAAACACAGATGAATTTATGTGCATTGTTGTTTCATTAACCACGTCTGCACATTTCACATGCATAACAATTCTACAACTTAGGGTCTAAAGAGATATTGATGCTCACTTGAGACCCTGTGCAACAAGTGCATCTCTTGCTCGATTCCCTGCAACTACAACACGCTTTAAGGTTTCAAGAGCTAGCATGCTTCCACCTTGCCAACCAATCGCTTTCATAAGAAGTGGAACTACCTGAAGAAAAAGCTCATCAGAAAAATACCAAACTAAGCAACAGATGTTTAATCAGATAAACACATCTTTtgtatgatattttcttggagGGGAAAAAGGGGGGCTGCTGAAAACCACAGCATACCCGGGGTGTCCCAACACTAGTGGCTGTCATAGCTTCTGCACAGGTGGTGCTACCTGCAAACTGATGTAGAACACGTAAACAACTAAGGCGAACTCGCTCCTGAGGAGTTTGTGAAATTTGTTGCGACGAACCATCCACAGATACATAGGTTTCTGAAGCCATTGTTTCTCTGCTTGCTCCATAGGCTACTGCAGACACAACTTTGGGCACATAACCAAGATATCCAACATGATCTGCAAGAGCGGGGTACACCCTGAGTAAAGAGACCAGGGCAGCACAAAGAAGTAGAGGAAGTTCAGTGTCAACAGCTTGGCCATCATATTGTGAGGCGGCAATGGATGTAAGGTACTGATCCAGCAGCCCTTCAAGAAATCtattgggatttctaagtggAAATTTGGGATCTTACAGGAATAACCTAACATAGATCCCTCCAACCTAGACAGCAATACATGATGTAAGTCATTAAACAGAATTGGCGTTCTTTAGAACATCCATGTAATcaatcaaaaacaaaagagtacATCTGCAGCACACAGTAGTTATACCTGAGGTTCATTTCTCATCTCCTGTTGGCCAGAAGCCTGCTCAGGTACATCCCAATCAACAACACGTCCTTTCACCTGTTCACGGTACAGATCCGAAGCCATAGTTGCTATTTGTGCAGACAACGATGCAGCCATTGCTGGAGTCCAGACTAGTTCAGgagttttgttgtttgttcaaGAGCAATCACAACTGCTTCACCAGGACCATCCCTGATTACCGAGACAAGGCCATCAGGCAGAAATCTTGCCAGAGTTATCGCCACTCTAGGCCCATGCATAGTCTGGCCAACAAGCTTCACTAATAGCAAAGTTGATGCGGCTCTTTGCTGCAACGGAATCTCTTCTACACAAAATTTCCATTTTAGAGAGCAAGATAGAATTCTTAAGAAACCGCTATCTATGAGATCAGCTTACCTTGTATTGGCAAGAGAACTTCAAGAATGAAAACCACCCGTCCATGCTTTGCAGCTGCCCAAGCTAGCTCCGACGTGCTTGCCAAGGCATAGAGAACATGCAAAGCTCCTTCACGACAGCTGGGAGATGAGTGAAGCAACtgtaataaaataagcaaACCAGAGCTATCCGCGACCATTGCTTCCACACAAGGTGCATATGTTGTCAACCGTGACAAAACAAGTAGACATAGCTGACGAATGTTGCTTGATGAAGAAACAGGAAGAAAAAAGCATTCAAAAAGGGGCAATAGCTTCTCCTTTGTGGAGACCACTGAAGCTAAATTCGGATTCTTTGTCAACAAGTGCTGAACTTacagaaattacagaaaaaaaggTGTCAAGGGTGACTAAAAAAGTGTCAGATGAAAAACCACCAGACTTCTACCTGAAGGGATAGCAGACCGTATTGAAGATTTTTAACTAATTCCAAATCCTCCCTCTCCAAGCTTTTCCCATCAAGTGATGCTGAAGAATCATCAGAAGAATGCTGCTCAGCAGATCCATCAGTGGATACATCACTATTAACATGAGTATCCATGCTTGCAGCGGGTGCATTATGGACTAGATGTGATATAAAATCAACAAGGGCAATACAGAAGTCCTCAGGCTCACTAATTTCAAAATCTGGTTGGTCATTATAGACTCTCAAGTACACTTTGCCAATATAGAGCTCCTTAGATAATGCTTCATAAACAAAGGAATGCGAATCTTTGAGGTCATATGAACCATGTTAAGGTCATATGAACCATGATAACTGAGGCTTGCACGCTGCTCTtccacaaatttcaaaagttctGCTCGAGTGGAGGAATTCCAGATTATCTGTAAATGAAAGATCAAGTGAAACTATGTCATGATATCTGAGAGTCCCACAAGGTCATCAACTATGGCATAGAGCATCTACAAATGGCCGTCACTTGGAACTACAGTATATGTGTTtaaagcattttcttttcaatctgTTATGGAAAGTAACACCCACACCCCAATTATTATCAGAAAGACAACCTATATATAGATTAGAATTATAACTTGCACATAACAGATATCCTTTTCTTAAtcattatgcaaaaaataaaaccttcAGGCTCGTGAAAAGAACTTCTGGTGCTAAAgcttccttttttgtttttttttatggggTAAGGAGGAGGAAAATGTGCAAATAGGTTTGCATATCAAACATAAGAAATGCATGGAAACTTCACAACTAGTCATAGATAGGAAGGGCATAGATTTTAAGGCCCAACACCAAATTTCTTTGATCTGACAAGATAGATATACGGAAGAAGATACTCTATTAGATGCAAACAAATAACCTCTTCCCTTAAATAACCAATAGTTGACCTGCAAGACattctttgaattaaatactACGTCCAGTGCAAAAGATAGTTCAAAGGAAAATTAAGTTCTCGAGATTTAAATGCAGAACGTCCAGAAAACATCCATGCCACCACCACACCCGGATTTGCTAGTAAAAAAGTAAAtcgggaaaagaaaaaaaatgaaacttgaatcaGTTATAGGATCTTCATGACAACTACATACCAAGTAGTTAAAGCCAAGAAGATCTAAGGACGTGATTTTGAAACCTTTTAATAACACAAACATGTAGAACATATTGctttcctctcttttttccCTCAGTTATCTACATCAACAAAGTACttacaaaagaagaagaagcaaagACATATCAGAAAAGGTATGTTAAGAAGCCTGCCTGTTATAGTGCTCTGAGTTTCACAaacattcaaagaaaatatgcagATACTGATGCAAGAAGATGAGGCAATGCTCAAGTAGCACCcaatatgttttttctttgtcaaaatgcaaaatctgCAGCCTTTACCTCAGGGGACTCCAAGTTTGAGTTTAATGTGAATAGGAGGTCTTTTGCNNNNNNNNNNNNNNNNNNNNNNNNNNNNNNNNNNNNNNNNNNNNNNNNNNNNNNNNNNNNNNNNNNNNNNNNNNNNNNNNNNNNNNNNNNNNNNNNNNNNNNNNNNNNNNNNNNNNNNNNNNNNNNNNNNNNNNNNNNNNNNNNNNNNNNNNNNNNNNNNNNNNNNNNNNNNNNNNNNNNNNNNNNNNNNNNNNNNNNNNNNNNNNNNNNNNNNNNNNNNNNNNNNNNNNNNNNNNNNNNNNNNNNNNTTCATAAACCATAAACTTCCACAGTGCCGtagaataaagaaattttgtctttcaaaGAATAGTCACCATAAAGTACCTTCAACACAATAGTTCCaagatttttttcaattttaaaataaaagttggacTCTCTTCGCAAGCAAATTGACTCGACAAAAGGTACCGAACAAATAAACATTAACTCTATGAACCCTCAAGTTTGTAAATGGACCTCGATTCAAGTAACAGACCACAAGAGAAAACTATAACATCAAGGTATTGAGAAACATCAGAGTGTTTTTTGTAAGATGTAACAGTCATGTGCCAGCTGATGCAGTGACTTCAAAATTCATGTTGTTCATAAAGCTTAAGTTTTCACACTTCACGTAGAAAAAGTACATTCTGCCATTCAAAGAATAGTCACCACAAAGCATCTTCAACACTAGAGTTCCaacattttgttcaatttaaaaaaataaaaatatgaccaCCTTCACAAGCAAATAAGTTTTCTATACAAGCTCGGACAGACACACAGAAAATGCCAGCAACAAAGTCATCCACATGAGCACAAAGAGCATTATAAATAGACCAATATGGGTAATTTCATTATGTATTGCACAAAGAGCACTAGGTATTGCAGCTTCTCTTGCAACACTCGACGATTCAGTATTAGCAATATCAGCAGCATCTCCACAATAATATCCTAAAACAATAAGATCGAATAAATAGAATAAGCACTTTAATTtcagatattgatattaaataacttcTCTAGATAGATCAACATAAATATTGATAGGAATTCTTGAGTGACTTACCAGAACTGAACCCCGAGTGATAAGCTCTTGGGAAGTAACAACAAATTCTTGAGCTTTTTGCACCGGTAGTCAAGAAAAACATTGATTTAAGAATGCAACCAAAGATTAAATCACTAAAGATGCAGAACAACAAAAAGTAACAGAGACCTAATATTACCAAATGATGGTATCTAATTGTATCTGTTGATTTTCAATGGATAAGATGCACTACTGCTATATACTGAACTTGCACCCTCACCCTGCTGGGATGGCAATCTAAAGGGAATAATTCATAAGACTGaagaaaactataataaaatagaatttaaatattgttacaATAAATAGAAGGCCAGAATCTATCTCCTCCTCCACCCAACCAAAAATAGTAGTTTCATAAGAAAAAGGCATGCCTAAAGTAGAGGATTTTTACAcacaaaaattttcagcaCCAAGAAATGTGACAAGTTTCTAATAAATAGGACTGCCGCAATGTCTTTAAAGTTACTGCCTCCAACATAATGAAATACTATGCGCATgtaatctcaaaacacaaacgCCGCAATACATTATGCAAATGCTAACTTATCATAACGAGGGTAAGAGGCCAATCACATCACAACACTTCGTTTTGCCAAGTATAGAGGAGGACAATCAAGCTTCCACAAAATCTATGGATTTCTAAATGTTATCCTCGACGCTAACACAATACCCTTTATCTCCTTACATCTACCTAGTCGGGACGGATTtcgcttttctttcttttctttggccactaatgaattttttttcttttttcttccccttttgcTTTTGTCACGgcttttatttgctttttttttcctttgtttttgcCCGTGACTTGTGTTCTTTAGGCCGTTTTCCGGTTTTTTGACgcgaatgacaacacttgtggtgaaggcacccggttactcaaccaaaaCACGTTTTACCTAAAGTGCTTTGCATACTCATAGCTCCGGCCACCGTTTTACGTGAATAACAACATTTGTGATGAAGTTACCCAGTTACTAAGTGACATAAACCAGCGGAGTAGatataatttcctttttcttacttttctttctttcttttttttttctttccggAAGGGGAAGggcctttgaatttttcaaaataaatgcacGTCCCATATTAGGGATATAAGGATCAATTGGGTAGAGTTTCAGCAAACAAATATGATCTCACAAGAA is a window of Sesamum indicum cultivar Zhongzhi No. 13 unplaced genomic scaffold, S_indicum_v1.0 scaffold00163, whole genome shotgun sequence DNA encoding:
- the LOC105179449 gene encoding dnaJ homolog subfamily C GRV2-like, translated to MDTHVNSDVSTDGSAEQHSSDDSSASLDGKSLEREDLELVKNLQYGLLSLQHLLTKNPNLASVVSTKEKLLPLFECFFLPVSSSSNIRQLCLLVLSRLTTYAPCVEAMVADSSGLLILLQLLHSSPSCREGALHVLYALASTSELAWAAAKHGRVVFILEVLLPIQEEIPLQQRAASTLLLVKLVGQTMHGPRVAITLARFLPDGLVSVIRDGPGEAVVIALEQTTKLLN